The following proteins are encoded in a genomic region of Leptospira fainei serovar Hurstbridge str. BUT 6:
- a CDS encoding NADP-dependent isocitrate dehydrogenase, whose protein sequence is MTAKKRIAVAKGDGIGPEIMDATLRILEAAGAKIEPVFIEIGEQVYKKGHSAGIEPSAWDILRETKVFLKAPITTPQGGGYKSLNVTVRTTLGLFANVRPCISLYPYVDTKHPQLDVVIVRENEEDLYTGIEHKQTTDTVQCLKLISRPGSEKIIRYAFEYAKAYGRKKVTAMVKDNIMKQSDGLFHDVFKEIAKDYPDIESHSEIIDIGAAHLAERPQVYDVVVTLNLYGDIISDIVAQVAGSVGMAGSANIGQIVSMFEAIHGSAPDIAGKNMANPSGLLNAAVMMLVHLGQPDIAAKIQNAWLLTIEEGIHTGDIFKAGVSRIKVGTKEFSDAVIGNLGHLPERFKPISFGKAKAIHIPEYKRIPIQKELVGVDVFLDWSSGSPDELGKKLSSLSADLKLRMVTNRGVKVYPNGAPETFLTDHWRCRFIHPDTPDSEMGDGFIKIQPEQIGKLLLKISEAGLDSIQTENLYKFGGKRAFSLGQGE, encoded by the coding sequence ATGACCGCTAAAAAAAGAATTGCCGTAGCGAAAGGAGACGGAATCGGACCGGAGATAATGGATGCGACTCTTCGGATTTTGGAAGCAGCCGGAGCGAAGATCGAACCGGTTTTTATAGAAATCGGCGAGCAAGTCTATAAGAAGGGACATAGCGCCGGAATAGAACCTTCCGCCTGGGACATACTCCGTGAAACGAAAGTTTTTTTAAAAGCCCCGATTACGACTCCACAAGGCGGAGGTTATAAAAGTTTAAATGTCACCGTCCGTACTACTCTCGGTCTTTTTGCAAACGTTCGCCCTTGCATTTCTTTGTATCCGTACGTGGATACTAAACATCCTCAACTCGACGTAGTGATCGTTCGAGAAAATGAAGAGGATCTTTATACCGGAATCGAACATAAACAAACCACTGACACAGTACAATGTCTTAAATTGATATCGCGTCCAGGATCGGAAAAAATCATCCGTTATGCGTTCGAATATGCGAAGGCCTACGGAAGAAAAAAAGTCACTGCAATGGTAAAAGACAATATCATGAAACAATCTGACGGACTCTTTCATGACGTGTTTAAAGAAATCGCAAAAGATTATCCGGATATCGAATCACATAGCGAAATTATAGATATCGGCGCAGCCCATTTAGCGGAACGCCCGCAAGTATATGATGTTGTCGTGACATTAAATCTATATGGAGATATTATTTCCGATATCGTTGCGCAGGTAGCAGGTTCCGTCGGGATGGCCGGGTCGGCGAATATAGGACAGATTGTCTCAATGTTTGAAGCCATTCACGGTTCCGCGCCGGACATTGCGGGAAAAAATATGGCCAACCCATCCGGGCTCTTAAACGCGGCAGTTATGATGCTCGTTCACTTAGGCCAACCCGATATCGCTGCAAAAATTCAGAACGCTTGGCTTCTCACGATTGAAGAAGGAATTCATACCGGAGATATTTTCAAAGCAGGAGTCAGTCGGATTAAAGTTGGAACGAAGGAATTTTCGGATGCGGTTATCGGAAACCTAGGTCATCTACCTGAAAGATTTAAACCGATTTCATTCGGGAAGGCAAAGGCGATTCATATTCCCGAATATAAGAGAATTCCGATACAAAAGGAATTGGTCGGCGTAGACGTATTCTTGGACTGGTCGTCCGGATCGCCCGACGAATTGGGTAAGAAACTTTCTAGCTTATCCGCAGATTTAAAACTTCGCATGGTTACAAATCGGGGAGTTAAAGTTTATCCGAACGGAGCGCCCGAGACATTTCTTACCGACCACTGGAGATGCAGATTTATTCATCCCGATACACCCGATTCGGAGATGGGCGACGGGTTTATAAAAATCCAACCCGAACAAATAGGAAAGCTTCTCTTAAAAATCTCGGAAGCAGGATTGGATAGCATCCAAACCGAAAACCTGTATAAATTCGGAGGAAAGCGCGCTTTTTCTCTCGGACAGGGCGAGTAA
- a CDS encoding nucleoside-diphosphate kinase, producing MARTFIMIKPDGVKNKHVGDILQRIEKEGFKILGLKYLKLSLEDAKQFYKVHSARPFYNDLCSYMSSGPIVAAALERENAVQHWRDVIGATDPKEAAPGTIRALFAESKEANAVHGSDSDDNAALEISFFFKGNELF from the coding sequence ATGGCTAGAACGTTTATTATGATTAAACCCGACGGCGTAAAAAATAAGCACGTCGGAGACATCCTTCAGCGGATCGAAAAGGAAGGATTTAAAATTCTCGGTCTGAAATACCTCAAACTTTCTCTGGAAGACGCTAAGCAATTTTATAAAGTTCACTCCGCTCGACCTTTCTACAATGATCTATGCAGTTATATGTCTTCCGGGCCGATTGTTGCGGCCGCTCTGGAAAGAGAAAACGCGGTCCAACATTGGAGAGATGTTATCGGAGCGACCGATCCTAAGGAAGCTGCCCCCGGAACGATACGCGCATTATTTGCGGAAAGTAAAGAAGCGAATGCGGTGCATGGTTCAGACTCCGATGATAATGCGGCGTTGGAAATCAGCTTTTTCTTCAAAGGTAACGAATTATTCTAA
- a CDS encoding argininosuccinate synthase translates to MAAQKNIKKIVLAYSGGLDTSVILTWLKESYGCEVVAFTADVGQKEELTGLEEKGIKTGASKVYIEDLRLEFARDFIFPAIQGNAIYEMRYLLGTSLARPLIAKAMAEVGKKEGADAFAHGATGKGNDQVRFELAFKSLAPEKEIIAPWRTWSFGGRADLIEYAKSKGIPVPVTASKPYSMDRNLMHISYEGGILEDPYKEPNEDMFLLTVSPEKAPDSPEYVELDFQEGNCVAVNGKKMNPLEVMELLNTLGGKHGIGRVDIVENRLVGIKSRGVYETPGGTILFHAHRDLESITIDRDTQHHKDKLSIELAELIYNGHWFSSRMAAVRAFISETQRFVTGTVKLKLYKGNATVVGRKSQISLYNPEMATFEKEELYNQKDAEGFINLYGLPAKEAARLRKK, encoded by the coding sequence ATGGCGGCTCAAAAGAATATTAAAAAGATCGTACTCGCATACTCGGGTGGATTGGACACTTCCGTTATCTTGACCTGGTTAAAAGAAAGCTATGGCTGTGAAGTCGTAGCCTTTACCGCCGACGTAGGCCAGAAAGAAGAACTGACCGGTTTGGAAGAGAAAGGAATTAAGACCGGGGCGTCGAAAGTATATATTGAAGATCTTCGCTTAGAGTTCGCTCGGGATTTCATTTTTCCGGCAATCCAGGGGAACGCGATTTACGAAATGCGTTACTTGTTAGGTACATCCTTAGCGCGTCCGCTTATTGCGAAAGCGATGGCCGAAGTCGGCAAAAAAGAAGGAGCGGACGCCTTCGCACACGGAGCAACGGGAAAAGGAAACGACCAAGTAAGGTTCGAATTAGCGTTTAAATCTCTGGCTCCGGAAAAGGAAATCATAGCGCCCTGGAGAACCTGGAGTTTCGGAGGAAGAGCCGATCTTATCGAATATGCAAAATCGAAAGGGATTCCGGTGCCGGTGACCGCATCAAAACCCTACTCAATGGATCGTAACCTTATGCATATTTCTTACGAGGGCGGAATCTTAGAAGATCCATATAAAGAACCGAACGAAGATATGTTTTTGCTTACTGTATCGCCGGAGAAAGCTCCTGATTCCCCTGAATACGTGGAATTGGATTTTCAAGAAGGAAACTGCGTCGCGGTAAACGGCAAAAAAATGAATCCGTTGGAAGTGATGGAACTCCTTAATACTCTTGGAGGGAAGCACGGGATTGGCCGCGTCGATATCGTGGAAAACAGACTGGTAGGAATTAAATCTAGAGGAGTTTACGAGACTCCCGGAGGAACGATCTTATTTCATGCACATAGAGACCTCGAATCCATCACGATCGATCGAGATACGCAGCATCATAAAGATAAACTTTCCATCGAATTGGCGGAACTCATATATAACGGGCATTGGTTCTCGTCTCGGATGGCCGCCGTTCGAGCCTTCATTTCCGAGACACAAAGATTTGTCACCGGAACGGTAAAACTAAAACTTTATAAAGGAAACGCGACGGTTGTAGGGAGAAAATCCCAAATCTCATTGTACAATCCTGAAATGGCGACCTTTGAAAAAGAGGAACTCTATAACCAAAAAGACGCCGAAGGATTCATAAATTTGTACGGACTTCCCGCTAAAGAAGCCGCGAGATTAAGAAAAAAATGA
- the coaD gene encoding pantetheine-phosphate adenylyltransferase: protein MTRIAIYPGSFDPLTNGHVDILQRSMGLFDKVIIGVAVNSSKSFLFSIEERLGFIQQVTEGWSNLEIDTFEGLTVDYCRKRGAKSIIRGLRAVTDFDYEYAISLMNKKLAPEIETIFLMSSNEYSFVSSTIVKEVARHGRDVSAQVPDIVSKALLKKLSK, encoded by the coding sequence ATGACAAGAATCGCGATATACCCCGGCTCTTTCGACCCGCTGACAAACGGTCACGTAGATATCCTCCAGAGATCCATGGGTCTCTTCGATAAAGTCATCATCGGGGTTGCCGTAAACTCGAGTAAAAGTTTTCTTTTTTCGATCGAAGAACGATTGGGCTTTATTCAGCAAGTTACGGAAGGCTGGTCCAATTTGGAGATCGATACCTTCGAGGGATTGACCGTCGATTATTGCAGGAAGCGGGGCGCAAAGAGCATTATCAGGGGCCTACGAGCAGTCACCGATTTCGATTACGAATATGCAATTTCTCTCATGAACAAGAAGCTGGCGCCGGAAATCGAAACGATTTTTCTAATGTCTTCCAACGAGTATTCTTTCGTATCTTCGACGATCGTTAAGGAAGTAGCAAGACACGGTCGCGATGTATCCGCCCAAGTACCGGATATCGTAAGCAAAGCATTACTTAAAAAACTATCGAAATAA
- a CDS encoding molybdopterin molybdotransferase MoeA, translating into MISVEEAISQILNQAESASFVTVPLKSAIGRVLAQSVAADRDYPPFNRATMDGFAVRDEGFSTERVYKYKREVSAGMSIDLSPEEEAVRIMTGAPVPDGLNVVIKVEDSREQDAIGEVRFETKSIKKYLNIALQGEDLKKGDVVFSGGETLSAAAISLLASLGKRTIKVSETPKVSIVSTGNEVVSMEQDPLPWQIRDSNSYSLLSFLSKFGIEPEFVALVPDDESKIREALAKGLESDILLLSGGVSMGNLDLIPPVLKSLTVEQLFHKVLIKPGKPIWFGKRNKTAVFGLPGNPFSVQVCARIFVEPYIRKFLGMNSEQFLRLPFLGSRKKKNQLSEYFPAVLETSERTGVSPKLFNGSGDIRAGLFSDGIALHPSNRESLEVGDFVEFRFW; encoded by the coding sequence TTGATCTCGGTAGAGGAAGCGATTTCCCAAATCTTAAATCAGGCGGAATCTGCCTCCTTCGTCACAGTTCCCCTAAAAAGCGCGATCGGTCGAGTGCTTGCTCAATCAGTAGCTGCAGATCGAGATTATCCTCCGTTCAATAGGGCTACGATGGACGGTTTTGCCGTTCGTGATGAAGGTTTTTCGACGGAGCGCGTCTACAAATATAAACGGGAAGTTTCGGCCGGCATGTCGATCGATCTATCTCCCGAAGAAGAGGCCGTCAGAATCATGACCGGCGCTCCCGTTCCCGACGGATTGAACGTAGTCATAAAAGTGGAAGATAGTAGGGAACAAGACGCGATCGGCGAAGTTCGATTCGAGACAAAGTCCATAAAGAAATACTTAAATATCGCGTTACAAGGAGAGGATCTTAAAAAAGGAGATGTCGTATTTTCGGGCGGAGAAACGCTTTCGGCGGCGGCGATTTCTTTGTTGGCCTCTCTCGGAAAACGGACCATTAAAGTTTCCGAAACCCCAAAAGTTAGCATCGTTTCGACCGGGAACGAAGTCGTATCGATGGAGCAGGATCCTTTGCCCTGGCAAATTCGGGACTCCAATTCCTATTCGTTACTTTCCTTTTTATCGAAGTTCGGAATCGAACCCGAATTCGTTGCTTTAGTGCCCGATGACGAATCTAAAATACGCGAAGCTCTCGCAAAAGGATTGGAATCGGATATTCTTTTGTTATCGGGAGGCGTATCGATGGGAAACCTTGATTTGATTCCTCCCGTTCTCAAAAGTTTAACGGTAGAGCAGTTATTTCATAAAGTTTTGATAAAACCCGGGAAACCGATTTGGTTCGGAAAGAGAAATAAAACGGCTGTCTTTGGATTGCCCGGAAACCCGTTCAGCGTCCAGGTATGCGCTCGTATTTTCGTAGAACCTTATATTCGAAAATTTCTAGGTATGAATTCCGAACAATTCTTACGACTTCCGTTTCTAGGATCTAGAAAAAAGAAAAACCAGCTCTCCGAATACTTCCCTGCGGTCCTGGAAACGAGCGAGAGAACGGGTGTATCGCCCAAACTATTTAACGGCAGCGGAGATATTCGGGCGGGATTATTTTCCGACGGAATTGCTTTACATCCATCAAATCGAGAATCGCTTGAAGTCGGTGATTTCGTCGAATTTCGGTTCTGGTAA
- the moaCB gene encoding bifunctional molybdenum cofactor biosynthesis protein MoaC/MoaB: protein MNDITGKRITLRTAQAEGFVFCKPETVVRIQQNNLPKGDLFGVAKAAALLASKKTSELIPHCHPVPIDFFSVEFEVLQEKNAIRILTSAKSIGKTGIEMEALTGVSIAALVIYDLLKPIDKELEISAIRLLEKKGGKSDSHIAKFAAGSRAAILICSDSTFEGKREDGSGSAIEELLREQGVEIVERKIVPDEPEEIRKMVLSWADKKIDLVVTSGGTGLGPRDNTTDTIKSILEQEIPGIAETMRAFGQDRTPFAMLSRSLAGRIGKTLIICVPGSTNGSKESLQAILPAIFHAKKMMRGEGH, encoded by the coding sequence ATGAATGATATTACGGGAAAACGAATCACCTTGCGAACTGCACAAGCGGAAGGGTTCGTCTTTTGTAAGCCGGAGACTGTCGTCCGAATCCAACAAAATAATCTTCCAAAAGGCGATCTTTTCGGAGTCGCAAAAGCCGCCGCACTATTAGCCTCCAAAAAAACGTCGGAACTCATTCCTCATTGCCACCCGGTTCCGATAGATTTCTTTTCCGTAGAATTCGAAGTTCTTCAAGAAAAGAATGCGATTCGAATTCTAACATCCGCAAAATCGATCGGAAAAACCGGAATCGAGATGGAAGCTTTGACCGGGGTTTCGATCGCCGCTCTCGTAATTTATGATCTTCTTAAACCGATAGATAAGGAATTGGAAATCTCGGCCATTCGTCTTTTAGAAAAGAAAGGAGGTAAGAGCGATTCCCATATCGCTAAATTTGCCGCCGGTTCAAGGGCGGCGATCCTGATATGTTCCGATTCCACATTCGAGGGGAAGAGAGAGGACGGTTCAGGTTCCGCAATCGAAGAATTGTTAAGAGAACAAGGCGTAGAGATTGTGGAGCGAAAAATCGTTCCGGACGAACCCGAGGAAATTCGAAAAATGGTTCTAAGTTGGGCCGATAAAAAAATAGATTTAGTCGTAACCTCCGGCGGAACCGGCCTCGGACCTCGAGACAATACTACGGATACGATCAAAAGTATTCTAGAACAAGAAATTCCGGGGATTGCGGAAACCATGAGAGCCTTCGGTCAAGATCGAACTCCGTTTGCAATGCTATCCCGCTCTTTGGCCGGCAGAATCGGAAAAACATTGATTATCTGCGTACCAGGAAGTACGAATGGATCGAAGGAAAGTTTACAGGCAATTCTTCCGGCAATATTCCATGCAAAAAAAATGATGCGGGGAGAAGGACATTGA